The DNA sequence CAGCAGCGGGTCCAGGGCGCGGGGCAGCCCGCGCACCCGCAGCTCCTCCGTCCACAGCACCACCGAGCCGGCGGCGCCGGGGTGCACCTCGATCTCCGCCCAGCCGGTCACCACCCGGCCGCGCTTCTCCAGCCGGCACACCCCGGCCCGGTCCGGCGCGGGGGGCTCCCAGCGGACGATCTCCATCGGATCGTCGAACCCCGCCCGGCCCGCGCCCGTGCGCGCCACGAACACCGTGCCCGCGCCCACCGGCCCGGGCGTCGTCACCGACACCGAGGTCAGGGGCACCCCGGCGGAGTGCGCCGGCCAGTCCGTCACACGCCGCCAGCACTCGGCGGCGGGCAGTCCCGTCGTGCGCCCGATCCGGAAGACGGCCACCGGCTCAGCCCTCCCCGTCCGCGGCCGCCGCGGCCTGTCCGGCCTGTCCGGCCTGCCCGGTGTCCCCGTCCGAGGCCCGTTCCCCGGCGACGACCAGGGTGGGGAGGTGCTCGGCCGCCTCGGCGCGCGCGTCCGGCGGCAGCCCGGCATCCGTGACCAGGGTGTCCACGTCGGACAGCCCGGCGAACGAACTCAGCCCCACGGTGCCCCACTTGGTGTGGTCGGCGACCACCACGACCCGGCGGGCGGCGTCCACCAGACGCCGGTTGGTCTCGGCCTCCGCCAGGTTGGGCGTCGACAGACCGGCCTCCACCGAGATCCCGTGCACCCCGATGAAGAGCACGTCGAAGTGGAGCGCGCGGATCGTCCGGTCGGCCACCGGGCCGACCAGGGCGTCCGACGGGGTGCGCACCCCGCCCGTCAGCACCACGGTGGCCGCGCCCGGCCGGGGAGCGGCACCGCCCGGGTGCTGCGCCGCGTGGAAGACGTCGGCGACCCGCAGGGAGTTGGTCACGACCGTCAGGTCCGGCACCTCCAGCAGATGGTGGGCCAGCGCGTACGTGGTGGTGCCGCCGGACAGGGCGATCGCGCTGCCGGGGACCGCGAAGCGCGCCGCCGCCCGCGCGATGTCCTCCTTGGCGGTCAGCTCCAGCGCCGACTTGGCCTCGAACCCCGGCTCGTGGGTACTCGCCTCGACGACCGGCACGGCCCCGCCGTGCACCTTCTCCACCACACCGAGCCGCGCCAGCGCGTCCAGGTCCCGGCGCACCGTCATGTCGGAGACACCGAGCCGGCGGGTGAGCTCGTTGACGCGTACGCCGCCACGCCGCCGGACCTCGTCGAGGATCAGGGCGCGGCGCTGCTCCGCCAGGAGATTCTGGTTGTCGGTCACCGTCGGGCCGGCTCCTTCCGTGTCGACACCGTGGCCTGAGGCACCGCGTCCGCTGACAAGTGCCCCATCCTCGCACGAACCTTCGGCCGCCCCGAGGCGGGGAGATTCGGTGAGATCCGTGCGGTGTCCGGCCCGGATCCGGGATTCTGGTGCACGCAACGCCGCACCGAGTCCCGCCGCCGAACGGAAAGCGAGCCGCGCCCGTGACCCCTGCCCACCCGGCACCGTACGGCGAAGGTCCCGCCCTGGAACTGCTCGTCCACGGCGTCGGCGGCGCCACTCCCGAGGAGATGCTCGGCGATCCGCGCACGGTGCGGATCACGGGCGACACCAAGGCGGCGGTGTACCGCCGCACCGACGACGCCGAGGCCGAGCAGCAGCCCGAGCGGTACACCGACCGGCCCGTTCCCGAGGCGTACGTCTGGTCCAACCTCACCTCGGGCAACGGCGCCCGGGCCCTGTGGCTGCTGCTCCTGCCGTTCATGATCGCCAACCTCGCGCACTGGATGCGCCCGCGCGCCCGCGGCAGCCGGCGCACCACCCGGCTCTACGGGGTGCTGGTGCGGCTGATCGCGCTCAGCCTCACCGTGCTGCTCACCGCCGCGGCCTGCGCGGTCGCCCTGGACCTGGTCGCCTGGCAGTGCGCGGGCTCGGCCGGGTGCGCGGGGGAGCGGGCCTGGCTCGGCTTCCTCTCGGCCGACCGGGGCGGCTGGTGGTCGCAGCCGGGCCGCCGCCTGGCCCTCGCCGCGGCGGTGCCCACCGCGCTCGTCGCCCTCCTCTGGTACCTCTCCAACCGGACCTGGAGCGCGTACGAGTCGCAGCGGCCCCCGACCGGCGAGGCGGGCTTCCCGCCCGACGACGCGGACGACGACCTCGACGAGGAGGCGGGCGCCCCCGTGCCCGCCGCCCGGACCGCCCCCGGCTGCGAGCCCCCGGGCAGTGAGCTCCCGAGCAGTCAGCCCCCGGCCGGCGAGCCCACCGCGGGCGACCTCTCCGGCGGACGGGACGGCGGGGACGGCCGGGACCCGGAGCAGGAGCGGGCGCCCGCCGTGCGGCCCGCGCTCGGCAGGCCCGGCTTCTGGTACGGGCGCCGGCTGGTCGCCCGGCTGCGCGCCGCGCACACCGCGGCCGGCTTCCTGACCGTCGCCGCCGCGGTCACCGTCCCCGCCGCCCGCCACGACCGCGAGGCCGGACACACCCTGCTCACCGCCCTCGGCGCGGTGCTGGCGGCGGCCCTCGTCCTCGCCGCCGGCGCCGTGGTGTGGGTCGTGCTGCGCCGCGGACGCAGCGAGCGGCGGGCCGACGCCCGCGCCGACCGCGTCGCCGTGCGCCTGCTGCCCGGCGTCTCGCTGGGCCTGCTCGGGCTGGGCGTCCTCTACGCCTGCTGGTCCCGGCCCGGCTGGGTCTCCTCGGCCACGCTCCCCGGCGAGGCGGCCGCCTTCCGCGCGATCACCCTGGCGCAGGGCGCCCTGGTCGTCGCGCTCGCCGTGGTGGCCGCGGTGCTGCACCGGCGGGCCCGGCATCCGCGCGCGGCGCTGCGGGGGCTCGGCGGACCGGCCGTCGCGATGCTCGCCTGCGCCCTGGGCGGCGTGATGACCGGCGGGGTGGCCCAGCGGGTGGGCGACTGGCTCGACGGCCCCGGCACCCCCGGCATGGGCGGGCACTCCACCATCGCCGGACCGCCCGTGCTGCTGAGCTGGCAGGCGTCCGTCATCCCCGTGCTGCTGGTCCTCCTGCTGCTGCCCGCGCTGTTCCTGGTGGCGCGGACCTGCCGCGCCGCGCGCCGGCTCGCGCCCGTCGTGGAGGCGGAGTACGGGGAGGACCGGCCCGACGAGGTGCGCACCCGGCGCATCGCCGGCACCCGCGCCCGCGCCCGGCTCACGGACGCCGCCCCCGTCCTGGTCGGCGTGCTCGCCGGCGCCACGCTGCTGCTCGGCGCCGGTGCCGTCGCCGGAGCCTGGATCACCGGTGAGGTGCCGGGCCGGGCGTTCGCCGGGGCCGGCCCCCTCCTGGAGTCGTTCGCGGACACCGCGCAGGCGCTCGGCTCCTGGCTCGTCGGCTTCGGCTTCATACTGTTCGTCACCCTGGGCCGCCGCGCCTACCGGGACGCCTCCGCGCGGCGCACCATCGGGATCCTGTGGGACGTGGGCACCTACTGGCCGCGCGCCGCCCACCCGTTCGCCCCGCCCTGCTACGCCGAGCGCGCCGTCCCGGACCTCACCTGGCGGATCTGCACCTGGACGGCCGGCACCGGGGGACGGCTCGTCATCTCCGGCCATTCGCAGGGCAGTGTGCTGGCCGCGTCGGCGGTCTGGCAGCTCCCGGCCGCCACCCGCCGCCGGGTGGCGCTGCTGACCTACGGCTCGCCGCTGGAGCGCCTGTACGGCCGCTGGTTCCCGGCATACTTCGGGGCGGCCGCGCTGCGGGACCTGCGCGGCGACATCGACTGCTGGCGCAACCTGTGGCGGCAGACCGACCCGATCGGCGGACCGCTGATGATCCCGGGCGAGGGACGCCATCCCGACGTCGACCGCGCGGCCCTCAAGGACCCGGTGGTGTACGGCCGTTCGGCCCGGTACCCGCTGCCCGAACCGATCCTCGGGCACTCCGACTACCAGGCCGATCCGGCGTTCGCCGAGGAGCGCGCCCAGCTCCTCGCCCGGCTCGCCCCGGCGGTGCCCCGGCAGGTGCGGCCCAAGGCTCAGGGCAGCTCGGGCAGGTCCTCGGAGTAGAGCAGGGTCAGATCGTCGGTGCTCAGCTCCGGCAGCGCCGCCACCCGTACCGCGTGCCGCTCCACCATCGACTCGAAGGTCTGGCGCGCGGTACGGCCGTTGCCGAAGGCGGGCCCCTTCGGGAGCGCGCCGAAGTACTTCAGCAGGGCCTCCGCCGTGCCCTCGGACAGCCGGTACTCGTGCTCCTCCGCCTGCTGGCCGACGATCCGCAGCAGTTCCTCCGCCGCGTAGTCCTGGAAGGTGATGGTCCGTGAGAAGCGCGAGGCCACACCGGGGTTGACGGTGAGGAACCGCTCCATCTCCGCCGTGTACCCGGCGACGATCACCACGACCGCGTCCCGGTGGTCCTCCATCAGCTTCACCAGGGTGTCGATGGCCTCCTTGCCGAAGTCCCGGCCGGAGTCCTCCGGGGACAGCGCGTACGCCTCGTCGATGAACAGCACGCCGCCGCGGGCCCGTTCGAACGCCTCCTGGGTGCGGATGGCCGTCGAGCCGATGTGCTCGCCGACCAGGTCCACCCGGGAGACCTCCACGAGGTGGCCGCGTTCCAGCACCCCGAGCGAGGCGAGGATCTCGCCGTACAGCCGGGCCACCGTGGTCTTGCCGGTGCCGGGGGAGCCGGTGAAGACCAGGTGGCGGCGCACGGACGCGGCCTTGAGCCCGGCCTCCTGCCGCCGCCGGCCCACCTCGATCATGTTGGTCAGGGTGCGGACCTCGCGCTTGACGCTCTCCAGCCCCACCAGGGCGTCCAGCTCGCCCAGCACGTCGTCCGGCCCGCGGACCGGTGCCGGGGCGGGGACCGGGGCGGCGGCGGGCGCCGCGGGGACGGCCGGGCTCTGCACCGGGACGGCGGTGAGCAGCCCGGGGGAGGCCGGGACGCTCTGCACCGCGGACACCCGCTCCGCGCCGGGGCGCAGGGTGCCGCTCTCGTCGCTGGTGCACTCCTCCACCAGCGGGCCGTCGTCCTCGCCGAACTCGTAGCCGCCGCGCGCGCAGCGCTCGGTGCGGCAACGGGTCAGCGTGGTGCGGCAGCCGTCCATCACATGGAAGCCGTAGCCGCCGCTGCCCGTGACCCGGCAGCCGCGGAACGTGCCCCGGCCCTCGGCCGACACGTAGAAGCCGGCCTCGGCCGGGCCGCTGACCGTGCAGCGCTCGATCAGCGGATCGGCGCCCTTGGTCACGATCACGCCCGTCTGGGCGCCGTCGACGGTGCAGTTGGCCAGCGTGCCGCCGCTCCCGTGGTCGCGGAACCAGGCGCCGGTGGACACCTCGCGGATGCGGCAGTCGTCGAGCTGCGCGGTCGCGCCGTCGCTCACCGAGACGGCGGTGTTGCGGACCTGGGTGAGATCGCTGTCGACGACGTCGGCGCGGGAGCCGCGGTCGAGGACGAAGATCGCGTCCGGCACGTCGTGGACCCGGCAGGCGTCCAGCACGGCCGTCGCGCCGTCGCTGACCCAGACGGCCGGGTAGTCGCCGGTGCTGTCGTGGATCTCGCACTGGTTGGCGTCGACCCGGGTGCCCGGGTCCCACACCGACAGGCCGTTGCGGCCGAACCGGCGCACGGTGGACCGGGTGAGGGTGAGCACCGAGCGGGAGCGCAGGTCGACCGCGTTCTCCGGGATGTCGTGGATGTCGCAGTCGGAGAGCGTCAGCACGGCGTCGGTGTCCAGGGTGACGCCGTCGGACGAGGTGCGGTGCACCGACGAGTCCGTCAGATGGGCCGCGGCGCGCGAGGTGATCTGCACCCCCGTGCCCTTGATCTCGTAGATCTCGCAGCCGAGGGCCTCCAGGCCGCTGCCCTCGCCCGTCACCGACAGGCCGGCGCCCGAGGCGTGGTGCACCCGGCAGCGCTCCAGCCGCGGGTGTGCCCCGCCGCGCACCGACACGCCCGACTGACCGGCCGAGACGACCTCGCACTCCTCGAACACGCCGCCCGCGCCGTCCAGTACGGCGATCCCGACGCCCGCCGGGTTGTCGACGGTGCAGCGGCGCACCGTGGGGCGGGCGGAGCCGCGCACCTCGATGCCGGCGGCCGAGCGGGTGACGATCCTCAGGTCGGACAGCTCCGGTGTGCCGTCCTCGACCAGCAGGGCGGGGGCGGCCGAGTCCTGTCCCTCCACGTGCAGGTCCAGCACCGTCGCCGAGGCGCGCACCGTGAGCGGGACGCCGTCGGCGGGCGCGATCCGCACCGAGCCGGCCGAGCCTTCGGGGCCGCGCAGGGTCACCGCACGGGTGAGCACCAGATTCTCGCGGTACGTCCCGGGGGCGACGGTGAGGACGTCCCCGTCGCCGGCCGCCTCCAGGGCGGCGGCGAGGGAGGCGTACTCACCTGTGCGGCGCCGCCACCGCGATGTGCCGGTGTGCGTCACCTGGACCGTGCCCTGTGCCATCGTGCTGCTCTGCCCCCACCTCGTGATCCGTGCACCGCGGCGCCTGCGCGAGGACGCCCTCCGCACCCCCGAAGGGGGTCGCCCCACCGTAGCGCGCGCGGCGGGCGGGAGTTGACGGCATCCGGCGGCTCAGCTCCCCGCGTCCGCTCTGCCCCAGTCGGGACCGGTGGCCGCCCAGGCCCGGTCCAGCCGGGCGTGGCGGCGGCGCGTCAACCGCCACAGGACCATCCGTCGGGTGCACTCCACGAGCAGGGCGGTGAGCGCCGAGGCGCCGGTGCCCGCGAGGACGGCGTGCAGCCGCGCCGTGGCAGGGTCCATGGGGCGGGGCACCCGGCGGCCCGACGCGTCCGTCCACACGGTGAACCTGTCGCCGGGGCGCGGCGTGCGCAGCGAGGTGGTCACCGTGCCGGTGTGCACCCGCCCGTCGGGGGACGTCCAGGTCGCGAGGACCCGGCGGCGCTCCTCGGCCGCGGTGGACTCGTCGCCGGACCCGGCGGGGCCCGCGGGGGCCGGTCCGGTGACCTGTGCCGTGACCGGGTGCCGCTGCTGGAGCTGGAGGCGGACGGAGCCGCGCAGGGCCTCGTCCGTCAGCGTGCCCGTGACCCAGCCGACCGCCGGGGCCGCGGTGACGAACAGCAGCACGGCGACGAGGGCGAGCCACGCCTCGGCCATGTCCGTGGGACGGCACAGCGGATTGCGGCGCCAGCGCCGGATCCCTGCGGCTGCTCGCACGACGCGTCACCCCCCTCCGGGTACTCCAACGCGCGCGCGGGCGTTCACGGTTCCCGGCCGGGGCGCGGGGAGCGGGGGCGTGCGAGGTGGACCCCCGGCGAGCCGTGCGGCCGTGCCCCCGCGCCGGGGTACGTGCCGAGACGGTCACCGGGGGTGACGGAGCTCCGGGTCGCGTGGCGGGTGCCCGGAGCGGCGCGCACCGCTGTGCGCACTCCGGACCTCGCCGCCGTGCCGCGTCCGTGGAACCGTCCGTGACGGCCCGTCAGGAAGACGACGGGGCGGGCCGCACGGAGGGCCGCGTCAGTATCCCCGGCCCTGGTACTGCCGGTTGTAGGGGTCCTCGTACGGAGACGGGGCCGGACGGGCCGCGGGGCGCATCGCCTCGTAGCCGCCGGCGGGCCGGGGCGGCTGCTGCCCCTGGTACCCCTGGTACCCCTGCTGCTGGGTGCCCGGGTAGCCGCGGGGCGCGGCCTGCTGCGGGATGTACGGTGCCGGGGCCTGCTGCAGCGGCACGGGCTGCTGCACGGGCTGCGGGTAGCCGTACGCGGGCGTCGAAGGGGAGGGTGCCGCCGGGAGGGCGGGCAGGGCCGCGGGGAGCGCCGGCAGGTAGCTGTTGCCGGTGTCGTACGCGGAGGGCACTCGGATCGGGGCGATCTGAGGCGTGCCCCGCTCCGCGACCAGGGAGTCGTAGATCGGGGTGTCGGGGAACGACGGCGCGGAGTAGTAACCGCCGCCATAGGTGGCGCGGGGGGAGGTCATGGCACATAAGTTAAGCCCACGATGTGCTGGTTGGGGAGCCCGATAAGAGGGTTGTTTCAGCAGCTCTGAGTGACCGTGGATCCCCAATTCGAGCGAATCAGGGAAAAACGGTCGCCTTTACGTCTCATGATCGTGTAAAGGGCAAGCTGAGAGACGGTTACCGATGGGTCGGCCCGACGAGGGGGACGTATGCGGAACAGTGTGACGACGAAGGGACTTCCGGGCGTGCCGAGCCCGGGGGCCACGGACCCGCGATGGGGGCGAGCATGACGATGCTTAAGGGAGCCAATACACCGGTACCGGCACAGCGGGTCCGGATCGAACTGGGCTGGCGTCCGGGGCCGGGCGTGCCCGACATCGACGCCTCGGCGCTGCTGCTCGCCGACGGCAAGGTCCGCTCCGACGCGGACTTCGTCTTCTACAACCAGCCCGCCCACGCCTCCGGCGCCGTGCGCCACGAGGGCAAGGGCGCCGGCACCGACACCGTCTCCGTCGACCTCGGCCGGGTCGAGGGCGCCGTCGAGCGCATCGTGCTGGCCGCCTCCGCCGACGGCGGCACCTTCGGCCAGGTGCCCGGCCTCCACATCCGGGTGCTCGACGCCGCGAACGGCGCCGAACTGGCCCGCTACGACAGCCAGGACGCCTCCGTCGAGACCGCGTTCGTGCTCGGCGAGCTCTACCGGCGGCAGGGCGCCTGGAAGTTCCGCGCCGTCGGACAGGGCTACGGCAGCGGACTGGAGGGCCTCGCCACCGACTTCGGCATCACCGTCGACGAGCCCCAGCAGGCCGCGCCCGCACCGGCCGCCGCGGTGCCCCCGCCGCCGCCGGCTCCCCCGGTCCGGCCCGCGGTCCCGGCCGCGCCCCCCGCCCCGCCGGCGCCGGCCCCCGCGCCGGCCGCGCCGGTCCGCCTCACCAAGGTCACGCTCACCAAGGACGCGCCCGCCGTCTCGCTCATCAAGCAGGGCGGCACCTCGGGCGCGATGCGGGTCAACCTGAGCTGGCAGGTGCGCAAGCAGTTCCAGGGCTGGGGCGCCAAGCTCGGCCGCGCCGTCGCCATGCACGGCGACCTCGACCTCGACCTGTGCGCCCTCTACGAACTCACCGACGGCCGCAAGGGAGTCGTCCAGGCACTCGGCAACGCCTTCGGCGCCTTCGACCAGCCCCCGTACATCCACCTCGACGGCGACGACCGCACCGGCGGCACCTCGGGCGAGAACCTCACCGTCAACCTCGACCACACCGCCGCGCTGCGCCGGGTGCTGATCTTCGTGACCATCTACGAGGGCGCCCGCAGCTTCGCCGACCTGGACGCGACCGTCACCCTGCAGCCGCAGCACGGCGCCGCGATCGACTTCTCGCTCGGCCAGTGCACCGTCCCGTCCACGGTCTGCGCCCTGGCGCTGATCACCAACACCGGCTCCGACCTCGTCGTCCAGCGCGAGGCCCGGTTCCTGGTGCCCGAACGCGGCGTCAGCCCCCAGCGCACCGTGGACTACGCCTACGGCTGGGGCATGAACTGGACCCCCGGCAGGAAGTGACCCGGGGCCCGGCCGGCGCCCGGGCCCTCAGCGCCGCCCGGGCGCGGCCTCGGGGCGGGTGTACACCCGCCCCTTCCAGGCCGCGCCCGCGCCGCGGTGGTGCCGCACCGCCGAGTCGATGGTCATCAGCAGGTACAGCACCGCCGTGAACGGCAGCAGCGGCGCCATCCGCAGCGGCTCGCCGTAGTAGCGCAGCACCGGTCCGAAGGTGCCCGCCATCACGGCCCAGGCGAGCCCCCCGGCCCAGGCCGCCGCGGGATCGCCGCCCAGCAGCCCCGCCGCGAGCGCCACCGGCGGCACCACGTACACCAGCAGCAGCCCGGCGACCGTGCCGGCGAGCAGCACCGGGCTGTGCCGCAACTGCGCGTACGCGCTGCGCGAGACCATCGCCCACAGGTCCCGCAGCCGGGGGTACGGGCGGACGCTCGTCACCCGGTCCGCCAGCCCCAGCCAGAGCCGGCCGCCCTCCCGCCGGACCGCGCGGGCCAGGGCGACGTCGTCGATCAGCGCCTGCCGGATCGACTCCGGCACCCCCGCCCGCCGGGCCGCCTCCGTCCGCACCAGCACACAGCCGCCGGCCGCCGCCGCCGTCCCCCGCGCGGATCCGTTGATCCAGCGGAACGGGTAGAGCTGGGCGAAGAAGTACACGAAGGCCGGGACCACCAGCCGCTCCCAGCCGCCCGCCACCCGCAGCCGCGCCATCAGCGAGACCATGTCGTAGGCGTCGCCGCCGTGCCCGCGGCGCGGCGCCTGCCCGGCCGGACCGGCCGCGGCGACCAGGGCGCGCAGGCTGTCCGGCTGGTGGGCGATGTCGGCGTCCGTGAGCAGCAGGAACTCCGGGTCCCGCGCCCCGGCCAGGGCGATCCCGTGCCGCAGCGCCCACAGCTTGCCCGTCCAGCCCGGCTCCGGTTCGCCGGGCGCCGACACCGTCAGCGGCAGCCCGCCGTGCCGGGCGGCCAGCGACCGCGCCAGCTCGCCCGTCCCGTCGCCGCTGTTGTCGTCCACGAGCACGATCTCGGCCCGCCCCGGGTAGTCCTGCCGCAGCAGGGACGGCAGGCTCAGCGCGAGGACCTCCGCCTCGTCGCGCGCCGGCACCACGACCACCACGTCCGGCCACCGGGCCGGCTCCCCGTACCCGGGCAGCCGCTGGTCGGTGCGCCAGTAGAAGCCCCGGCCGAACAGCAGGAAACACCAGGTGACCAGGGATGCCGTCGCAATCCAGGCAAGAGCGCTCATTCGCCGCAGTCTGCCCCACACCGGCAGCCGCCGGGCGGTGGTCGACTATGGTGACCGGGTGAAGATCGCGCTCATGGACTCCGGAATCGGACTGCTGCCCGCCGCCGCCGCGGTACGACGCCTGAGGCCGGACGCGGATCTCGTCCTCTCCTCCGACCCCGACGGCATGCCCTGGGGTCCCCGCACGCCGGAGGATCTCACCGAGCGGGCCCTGGTGGTGGCGCGTGCCGCCGCCGCCCGGCGGCCCGACGCGCTGATCGTCGCCTGCAACACCGCCTCCGTGCACGCGCTCCCCGCCCTCCGTGCGGAGCTGGAGCCCGGGCTCCCCGTCATCGGCACCGTCCCCGCGATCAAGCCGGCGAGCGCCGCCGGCGGCCCGGTCGCCATCTGGGCGACCCCGGCGACCACCGGCAGCCCCTACCAGCGCGGCCTGATCGAGGACTTCGCCCACGGCGTCGACGTCACCGAGGTGCCGTGCCCCGGACTCGCGGACGCCGTGCAGCACGCCGACGAGGACGCCGTCGCCCGGGCCGTGGCCGCCGCCGCGGCCCTGACGCCGTCCGGGCTCGGCGCCCTCGTCCTCGGCTGCACCCACTACGAACTCGTCGCCGAACGCATCCGCGCCGCCGTCGCCCCCGCCGGCGACAAGCCCGCACCCGTCTTCCACGGCTCGGCGGACGCCGTCGCCGCCCAGGCCCTGCGCCGCAGCGGCATCCCCACCGCCCCGGACGCCGAGCCCACCGGGCGCATCACCGTCCTGCTCAGCGGCCGGGAGTCCGTCCTGCCGCCCGCCGCGCTCGCCTACGCCGAGGGCCGTCTGCTGCGGGCCGCCGCCCCGGCGCTCTGAGCCACCGCCGCCCCCGCGGTCGAGGGACAACCGCCGGGCCCGCGCTCCGAGAAGCCGGCGCCCCTGCGCTCCGGACACCGACAGGGCCCGCGGTGCGGGACGCCCGCCGCCGTGGGCCCGGGTCGCCCGGAGCGCTCCGAGAAGCCGGCGCCCCTGCGCTCCGGACACCGACCGGGCCCGCGGTGCGGGACGCCCGCCGCCGTGGGCCCGGGTCGCCCGGTTGCCGACCCGGCGCACCCCGGGACCGCTGGCGGAACTACGGTCCGTCACGGGCGGACGATGCTCCCCGGGGGCTTCCTGGGTACCCTCCACAACATGAGGCACCATCTCCGTCACATGGGGTCCTCCGCCGCAGAGCCCCTGCCCGAGACCTGGACCGGCCGCGCGACCAACCGCATGCAGTGGGTGCTCGCGGCGGCCGGCGCCGCCTGCCTGGCGCTGG is a window from the Streptomyces zhihengii genome containing:
- a CDS encoding SRPBCC family protein — translated: MAVFRIGRTTGLPAAECWRRVTDWPAHSAGVPLTSVSVTTPGPVGAGTVFVARTGAGRAGFDDPMEIVRWEPPAPDRAGVCRLEKRGRVVTGWAEIEVHPGAAGSVVLWTEELRVRGLPRALDPLLTRAGRIVFGRALDGLLSGRAGG
- a CDS encoding DeoR/GlpR family DNA-binding transcription regulator → MTDNQNLLAEQRRALILDEVRRRGGVRVNELTRRLGVSDMTVRRDLDALARLGVVEKVHGGAVPVVEASTHEPGFEAKSALELTAKEDIARAAARFAVPGSAIALSGGTTTYALAHHLLEVPDLTVVTNSLRVADVFHAAQHPGGAAPRPGAATVVLTGGVRTPSDALVGPVADRTIRALHFDVLFIGVHGISVEAGLSTPNLAEAETNRRLVDAARRVVVVADHTKWGTVGLSSFAGLSDVDTLVTDAGLPPDARAEAAEHLPTLVVAGERASDGDTGQAGQAGQAAAAADGEG
- a CDS encoding right-handed parallel beta-helix repeat-containing protein produces the protein MAQGTVQVTHTGTSRWRRRTGEYASLAAALEAAGDGDVLTVAPGTYRENLVLTRAVTLRGPEGSAGSVRIAPADGVPLTVRASATVLDLHVEGQDSAAPALLVEDGTPELSDLRIVTRSAAGIEVRGSARPTVRRCTVDNPAGVGIAVLDGAGGVFEECEVVSAGQSGVSVRGGAHPRLERCRVHHASGAGLSVTGEGSGLEALGCEIYEIKGTGVQITSRAAAHLTDSSVHRTSSDGVTLDTDAVLTLSDCDIHDIPENAVDLRSRSVLTLTRSTVRRFGRNGLSVWDPGTRVDANQCEIHDSTGDYPAVWVSDGATAVLDACRVHDVPDAIFVLDRGSRADVVDSDLTQVRNTAVSVSDGATAQLDDCRIREVSTGAWFRDHGSGGTLANCTVDGAQTGVIVTKGADPLIERCTVSGPAEAGFYVSAEGRGTFRGCRVTGSGGYGFHVMDGCRTTLTRCRTERCARGGYEFGEDDGPLVEECTSDESGTLRPGAERVSAVQSVPASPGLLTAVPVQSPAVPAAPAAAPVPAPAPVRGPDDVLGELDALVGLESVKREVRTLTNMIEVGRRRQEAGLKAASVRRHLVFTGSPGTGKTTVARLYGEILASLGVLERGHLVEVSRVDLVGEHIGSTAIRTQEAFERARGGVLFIDEAYALSPEDSGRDFGKEAIDTLVKLMEDHRDAVVVIVAGYTAEMERFLTVNPGVASRFSRTITFQDYAAEELLRIVGQQAEEHEYRLSEGTAEALLKYFGALPKGPAFGNGRTARQTFESMVERHAVRVAALPELSTDDLTLLYSEDLPELP
- a CDS encoding Rv1733c family protein, which codes for MRAAAGIRRWRRNPLCRPTDMAEAWLALVAVLLFVTAAPAVGWVTGTLTDEALRGSVRLQLQQRHPVTAQVTGPAPAGPAGSGDESTAAEERRRVLATWTSPDGRVHTGTVTTSLRTPRPGDRFTVWTDASGRRVPRPMDPATARLHAVLAGTGASALTALLVECTRRMVLWRLTRRRHARLDRAWAATGPDWGRADAGS
- a CDS encoding DUF6643 family protein, with the translated sequence MTSPRATYGGGYYSAPSFPDTPIYDSLVAERGTPQIAPIRVPSAYDTGNSYLPALPAALPALPAAPSPSTPAYGYPQPVQQPVPLQQAPAPYIPQQAAPRGYPGTQQQGYQGYQGQQPPRPAGGYEAMRPAARPAPSPYEDPYNRQYQGRGY
- a CDS encoding TerD family protein; translated protein: MTMLKGANTPVPAQRVRIELGWRPGPGVPDIDASALLLADGKVRSDADFVFYNQPAHASGAVRHEGKGAGTDTVSVDLGRVEGAVERIVLAASADGGTFGQVPGLHIRVLDAANGAELARYDSQDASVETAFVLGELYRRQGAWKFRAVGQGYGSGLEGLATDFGITVDEPQQAAPAPAAAVPPPPPAPPVRPAVPAAPPAPPAPAPAPAAPVRLTKVTLTKDAPAVSLIKQGGTSGAMRVNLSWQVRKQFQGWGAKLGRAVAMHGDLDLDLCALYELTDGRKGVVQALGNAFGAFDQPPYIHLDGDDRTGGTSGENLTVNLDHTAALRRVLIFVTIYEGARSFADLDATVTLQPQHGAAIDFSLGQCTVPSTVCALALITNTGSDLVVQREARFLVPERGVSPQRTVDYAYGWGMNWTPGRK
- a CDS encoding glycosyltransferase, giving the protein MSALAWIATASLVTWCFLLFGRGFYWRTDQRLPGYGEPARWPDVVVVVPARDEAEVLALSLPSLLRQDYPGRAEIVLVDDNSGDGTGELARSLAARHGGLPLTVSAPGEPEPGWTGKLWALRHGIALAGARDPEFLLLTDADIAHQPDSLRALVAAAGPAGQAPRRGHGGDAYDMVSLMARLRVAGGWERLVVPAFVYFFAQLYPFRWINGSARGTAAAAGGCVLVRTEAARRAGVPESIRQALIDDVALARAVRREGGRLWLGLADRVTSVRPYPRLRDLWAMVSRSAYAQLRHSPVLLAGTVAGLLLVYVVPPVALAAGLLGGDPAAAWAGGLAWAVMAGTFGPVLRYYGEPLRMAPLLPFTAVLYLLMTIDSAVRHHRGAGAAWKGRVYTRPEAAPGRR
- a CDS encoding glutamate racemase → MKIALMDSGIGLLPAAAAVRRLRPDADLVLSSDPDGMPWGPRTPEDLTERALVVARAAAARRPDALIVACNTASVHALPALRAELEPGLPVIGTVPAIKPASAAGGPVAIWATPATTGSPYQRGLIEDFAHGVDVTEVPCPGLADAVQHADEDAVARAVAAAAALTPSGLGALVLGCTHYELVAERIRAAVAPAGDKPAPVFHGSADAVAAQALRRSGIPTAPDAEPTGRITVLLSGRESVLPPAALAYAEGRLLRAAAPAL